The following are encoded together in the Onychostoma macrolepis isolate SWU-2019 chromosome 03, ASM1243209v1, whole genome shotgun sequence genome:
- the zgc:195001 gene encoding tripartite motif-containing protein 16-like protein gives MPSSTPSTNGIMPEVKKAGRKGSRAEANPAEKAPPYEPNIAEPNTRAELMKYWINLSLDDRTAQKMLWLSEGGAKVSRMSEEVCPVLDRPERYEHSPQVLCKEGLLGSRGYWEVDCEGWVVTGAACESAGRKAKDGPCGLGENDLSWGVGWAGSCYHVWHNGENIEFQAPLCPTIGIYADQPASIIKFFLVEDGENGSKEVRLIHRFATGFKEKLFPGFWVGRNSYCWIRKKDQ, from the exons GAAGAAAAGGATCAAGAGCAGAAGCAAATCCTGCAG AAAAGGCCCCACCATATGAACCCAACATCGCTGAACCCAATACTAGAGCTGAGCTGATGAAAT ACTGGATAAATCTCTCTCTGGATGACAGAACTGCTCAGAAAATGTTGTGGCTCTCAGAAGGTGGAGCCAAAGTGTCACGTATGTCAGAGGAAGTGTGTCCTGTTCTAGACAGGCCAGAGAGATATGAACATTCACCACAG GTGCTGTGTAAGGAGGGTCTTCTGGGCAGTCGTGGGTACTGGGAGGTGGACTGCGAGGGCTGGGTGGTGACTGGGGCAGCTTGTGAAAGCGCAGGGCGGAAAGCTAAGGATGGCCCGTGTGGGCTGGGAGAGAATGACCTGTCGTGGGGTGTGGGCTGGGCCGGATCCTGCTACCATGTCTGGCACAACGGAGAGAATATCGAATTCCAGGCTCCCCTCTGTCCCACCATCGGCATCTACGCTGACCAGCCAGCTAGCATCATCAAGTTTTTCCTAGTCGAAGATGGAGAGAACGGCTCCAAGGAGGTTAGACTGATTCATCGGTTTGCAACCGGTTTCAAGGAGAAGCTCTTCCCTGGTTTCTGGGTGGGCAGGAACTCCTACTGCTGGATCCGAAAGAAAGATCAGTAG
- the akt1s1 gene encoding uncharacterized protein akt1s1 yields MASVTKSSNPEIPDNHKESWLVLLAAAEAYSQTSGCDLAILTAYKKFRPSGVEVEGMRNHEGGGTPVRKFDYAYHVWGPGALAESSRRYIDDIAVLHSTTVLTAQRHTRLNTEEGGAKLGVDVPSDRLSLTGDGVGTVSPNMRLYSQSYPSIYSTAAAIGQSGGQHGNGERDREKAAMEERENARERTEIVDLEEEDEEEEEEEEEEEDLDGRRRNLNESAGVFSMDEDSLSRDCEPFFESDGEEESTDGSLSEEAPPPPRGLAMGHLASRSSNPMAMARSLPVSIPVWGYRNNHASQGDSHSGERVGCTDLDHIAASMKALLVPGATDGTEMFGALPRPRLNTGDFSLKH; encoded by the exons ATGGCCTCTGTCACCAAATCCTCTAACCCCGAGATCCCCGATAATCACAAGGAGAGCTGGCTGGTGCTGCTTGCTGCTGCTGAGGCTTACAGCCAGACGTCCGGTTGTGATTTGGCCATTCTGACCGCCTATAAGAAGTTCCGTCCTTCGGGGGTCGAGGTGGAAGGAATGAGGAATCACGAAGGGGGTGGAACTCCGGTGCGGAAGTTTGATTATGCGTATCATGTTTGGGGACCAGGGGCCCTAGCTGAGTCGTCACGGCGATACATTGATGACATCGCAGTTCTGCACTCCACCACTGTACTGACGGCTCAGAGACACACGCGTCTGAATACAGAGGAAGGAGGAGCCAAACTGGGCGTGGATGTGCCGTCTGACAGGCTG AGTTTGACTGGAGATGGAGTCGGGACTGTTAGTCCCAACATGAGGCTCTATTCTCAGAGCTACCCGTCGATCTACAGCACGGCCGCTGCTATTGGCCAGTCAGGTGGTCAGCATGGGAACGGAGAGCGTGACCGGGAGAAAGCGGCGATGGAGGAACGTGAGAACGCAAGAGAAAGGACGGAAATTGTGGACTTGGAggaagaggatgaggaagaggaagaagaggaggaggaagaggaggatttGGATGGGAGGAGACGTAACCTGAACGAATCGGCAG gTGTCTTTTCGATGGATGAGGATTCTTTGTCCCGGGACTGCGAGCCCTTCTTCGAATCTGACGGGGAGGAGGAGAGCACTGATG GCTCTCTGAGTGAGGAAGCACCTCCCCCTCCGCGTGGCTTGGCAATGGGTCACCTGGCGTCTCGCTCTTCTAACCCCATGGCAATGGCTCGTTCACTGCCTGTGTCTATACCAGTGTGGGGCTACAGGAACAACCATGCCTCTCAGGGCGACTCCCACAGTGGAGAACGG GTGGGCTGTACAGACCTGGACCACATAGCTGCCAGTATGAAAGCCCTGCTGGTCCCTGGAGCCACAGACGGAACGGAGATGTTTGGAGCACTGCCACGACCTCGCCTAAACACGGGCGACTTCTCTCTTAAACACTGA